The following proteins are encoded in a genomic region of Dyadobacter sp. UC 10:
- the pgeF gene encoding peptidoglycan editing factor PgeF, which produces MTDQATSGKKPLFRRPAIFTRFDHLIAAESTRHGGISPAPFASLNLGGSQDSRENILANNHIFFSALGVPFPQVAKSHQVHGREIIDVKTPGRFEGFDALITGIPGIQLAVTVADCTPILIFDPVKNASAAIHAGWRGTVSQIASRTMAEMQNAFGTDPKSCLAYIGTCIDKCSFEVGEDVAQHFEAGTKRWDAEKEKYFVDLKKANREQLAAAGLLPKNIETSPYSTVLNNEDYFSYRFENGMTGRLLATIGYFPDL; this is translated from the coding sequence ATGACCGACCAGGCTACTTCAGGCAAAAAGCCTTTGTTTCGCAGACCAGCTATTTTCACACGCTTCGATCACCTTATTGCTGCTGAAAGTACCAGGCACGGCGGAATAAGTCCCGCACCTTTCGCATCCCTTAATCTGGGCGGTTCGCAGGATTCACGGGAAAATATTCTGGCAAACAATCACATATTTTTCTCCGCACTTGGGGTTCCCTTCCCGCAGGTCGCCAAATCACATCAGGTACACGGGCGCGAGATCATCGATGTAAAAACGCCCGGTCGTTTCGAGGGCTTTGATGCATTGATAACCGGCATACCCGGCATTCAACTGGCAGTTACCGTTGCCGACTGTACGCCTATCCTCATTTTCGATCCTGTTAAAAATGCTTCCGCAGCCATTCACGCCGGTTGGCGGGGAACCGTAAGCCAGATAGCAAGCAGAACGATGGCTGAAATGCAAAATGCATTCGGAACGGATCCAAAAAGTTGCCTGGCTTACATTGGTACCTGTATCGATAAATGCTCGTTTGAGGTAGGCGAAGATGTAGCGCAGCATTTCGAAGCTGGCACCAAACGCTGGGATGCAGAAAAGGAGAAGTATTTTGTGGATTTAAAAAAAGCCAACCGTGAGCAGCTTGCGGCAGCTGGCCTGCTACCGAAGAACATTGAGACCTCCCCTTACTCTACGGTTTTAAACAACGAAGACTATTTTTCGTATCGTTTTGAAAATGGCATGACCGGCCGGCTGCTGGCGACAATTGGCTACTTTCCAGATTTGTAG
- a CDS encoding histone H1/H5 family protein, HCT subfamily — translation MKSATKRLSTEIAETISGKIESVSAGSKKIKKSIEKAAEKLAKKVAKFEKETLKKKEKEAKNAEKKIKGKAKDKKENKKSKVEKTEKVAALVAAASSKAPVATPVKPVVNKVAAVKQVAPKTRVSKPAAPKRVSVTPEPSPAEQQ, via the coding sequence ATGAAATCCGCTACAAAAAGATTATCCACCGAAATTGCAGAAACTATCTCAGGTAAGATCGAATCGGTTTCAGCAGGTTCAAAAAAAATAAAAAAATCGATCGAAAAAGCTGCTGAGAAGCTCGCGAAGAAAGTGGCCAAGTTCGAGAAGGAGACTTTGAAGAAGAAAGAAAAAGAAGCAAAAAATGCTGAGAAAAAAATAAAGGGTAAAGCAAAAGACAAGAAGGAAAATAAGAAGAGCAAGGTTGAAAAAACTGAGAAGGTAGCGGCACTTGTTGCGGCGGCATCTTCAAAAGCGCCGGTTGCAACTCCTGTTAAGCCGGTTGTGAATAAGGTAGCAGCTGTAAAACAGGTCGCTCCCAAAACCAGGGTTTCCAAGCCAGCGGCTCCGAAACGGGTCTCAGTTACTCCGGAGCCTTCCCCAGCAGAACAGCAATAA
- a CDS encoding response regulator transcription factor produces MKHILIAEDHAVVRIGTKHLLKSLIPDSTISDVDDFDKILQELEVKAYDLLILDINIPGGNTTKMVETIRQKSPGVRILMFSSYDEQLYGLMYLQAGADGYLSKDAPEEEFKTAVMSVLNNKKYMSEDMQQMNINRLINPKEYLPDPIVSLSPRETDVMNLLKEGLGTAKIAEKLNLQLSTVSTYKARIFEKLGVKNIVELITKIK; encoded by the coding sequence ATGAAACACATACTTATTGCCGAAGATCACGCAGTAGTGAGAATTGGTACAAAACACCTCCTCAAATCCCTTATTCCGGATTCTACTATTTCGGATGTTGACGATTTTGATAAAATTCTTCAGGAGCTTGAAGTAAAAGCATATGACCTTTTGATTCTCGACATCAACATTCCTGGCGGAAACACAACTAAAATGGTTGAAACGATCCGCCAGAAATCACCGGGTGTCAGAATACTGATGTTTTCAAGTTACGACGAACAGCTGTATGGGTTGATGTACCTGCAAGCCGGTGCCGATGGTTATCTGTCGAAAGATGCGCCTGAAGAAGAGTTCAAAACGGCCGTTATGAGCGTTTTGAATAATAAAAAGTACATGAGCGAAGATATGCAGCAGATGAATATCAATCGCCTCATCAATCCGAAGGAATATCTTCCGGACCCGATCGTTAGCCTATCACCGCGTGAAACCGACGTGATGAACTTGCTTAAAGAAGGGTTGGGTACCGCAAAAATTGCGGAGAAACTGAATTTGCAGCTTTCGACCGTAAGTACTTATAAAGCACGTATTTTCGAAAAGCTTGGCGTGAAGAATATCGTCGAGCTGATTACGAAAATCAAATAA
- a CDS encoding GNAT family N-acetyltransferase, with translation MNTHFCEISTLPNHYIPISATDFYKQIHLSEKRRLRKSLNAGFQAGLEPKISSREAYHFLKECRVHNGYSMPVSEDELHMLMQKFPENFLIFTVTSGASVIAMIITVKVSKSILYNFLSSYLPDYGSFSPIVLLVQTIYEFAQQNGFKILDLGTSQNHLGAPKESLSRFKSNLGGLICPKITYHLTF, from the coding sequence ATGAATACTCACTTTTGCGAGATTAGTACCCTTCCCAACCACTATATTCCCATTTCTGCGACCGATTTTTACAAACAAATTCATTTATCCGAAAAGAGGCGACTTAGAAAAAGCCTGAACGCCGGGTTCCAGGCCGGCTTAGAACCTAAAATTTCCAGCCGGGAGGCTTATCATTTCCTGAAAGAATGCAGGGTGCATAACGGTTATTCAATGCCGGTTTCAGAAGATGAACTCCACATGCTTATGCAAAAATTTCCGGAGAACTTTTTGATTTTTACAGTTACCAGCGGTGCATCAGTGATCGCAATGATAATCACAGTAAAGGTCAGCAAATCGATATTATATAATTTTCTATCGTCTTACCTGCCGGATTACGGGTCGTTTAGCCCCATCGTGTTATTGGTTCAGACAATCTATGAGTTCGCCCAGCAAAATGGATTCAAGATACTGGACCTTGGAACATCACAGAACCATCTCGGAGCACCAAAGGAATCTCTGAGCCGCTTTAAAAGTAACCTGGGCGGCTTAATATGCCCGAAAATCACGTATCACCTTACCTTCTGA
- a CDS encoding RNA methyltransferase — MRKLEVDEMNRLSVEQFREAEKFPFVIVLDNIRSLNNVGSFFRTADAFRAEKIYLCGYTQQPPHREITRSALGAELAVSWEKFENTSSLVKQLKIQGYQIWCVEQAEGSTSLQNFEPAPEKPCAFVFGNEVEGVSDEVIAESNGCVEIPQFGTKHSFNVSVSAGIVLWEFLRKKIT; from the coding sequence ATGCGAAAATTAGAAGTAGATGAAATGAACCGCCTGAGTGTCGAGCAGTTCAGGGAAGCTGAGAAATTTCCCTTTGTGATTGTACTCGATAACATCAGAAGCCTTAACAATGTCGGCTCCTTTTTCAGAACGGCGGATGCTTTCAGAGCGGAGAAAATATATCTGTGTGGCTACACCCAGCAACCTCCTCACCGGGAAATCACAAGAAGCGCGCTTGGAGCCGAGCTGGCGGTGAGCTGGGAAAAATTTGAAAACACATCAAGTCTGGTGAAACAACTGAAAATCCAGGGTTATCAGATATGGTGCGTTGAGCAGGCAGAGGGAAGCACATCGTTGCAAAACTTTGAACCCGCGCCAGAAAAACCCTGTGCTTTTGTATTCGGGAATGAGGTGGAAGGCGTATCCGACGAGGTGATTGCTGAAAGTAACGGATGTGTCGAGATCCCGCAATTCGGGACAAAGCATTCATTTAATGTTTCCGTTTCGGCTGGAATCGTGCTTTGGGAATTTCTACGCAAAAAAATAACATAA